TATAAGTATCTCAGTAAAGAATATCAGCAACGAGCTAGTAGGTTGGAAAGAGGATTGTCTGTCCTTTCTGATAGGAAGAATGCTCAAGAAGAAGATGATTATAATCCTCAGGTACCAGCAAGTGATCGAGAAGGTCTGTTAAATGATACTGCAGGATTTGATGAATTAGTATCTAAAGGTACAGATGCTGCTCGAAGTAGACGACAAAAGGATAGCAGTGGTGTGACATTTATAGGTGATTACGAACAGCATTTAGATGAGGATGAGTTAGGATTCAGTGGTGGATGGAGTCCTTCAGGTAAACGTGCTCTTGAAAAAATGTGGTCAGCAAAGCCAGCAGTAATGAATGAGGAAGACTATTTCATTTTAAATGAAGACGTGAATAAAGTGCTTACCTCTTATCGTAATGATATACAAGCAATGAAGGCAGACATTCAGAAGGTTGAGCAACTCTTTGCTGAGATGCAAGCTGGGAAAAATAGACTCGAGAACTACTCAGAACAAGTCATAGGTATTTGGACTGATGTAAGTAGCAATTGCCACATGATCCTCAATCACTTGGTGGGAATGCAAATGCGGTTGATAGCTTTTGTAGAATCTGGAGGGGTAATCCGCCCTAATGTGGGAAATGTTCCTAAAGGGAAGTTTCCCTATTAACAAGTAGAGTGTCTTCTAGGCGACCCCTTCTGTTCAAATTTATCCCAACGATTTAATTGCTCTTGTAGTGCACGAGCTTGAGGAGAGTTGGGATTGCTTTCCATCCACATTGCTAATTCCCGACGTTTATCATTCACCATAGAATCCAAGTTTTGAGATAGATCGTGAATTTGCGTTTCTTTTGTAGATATGGCTACGTCGTAATCGTTTTGTAGTTTATCATGTAGGTCACGCATATTTGGAATAAACGTATTCCGTATATTTGCAAACGCTAAGCGGAATTTTTCGATAGATTCTACCCCTAAATTCGATATATCTTGAGAAATCTCATTAGTTAATGAGGTGCCAAAAAATTTATTTTTTACAGGTAAATCTAAGATAAGGGCAACGGAAATAAGTAAAAGAATTATACCTAAGCTGATACCAAAAATTAGCCAGTTACCATAGAGTATGGTATAGCTCATTAAGGCTATCATTCCTAAACACGTAAGTATTGATATAGCAAAACACACCGTAGTGCGTAGTATTAAATTAGCACGATAATTGTCCCAGGGAAGGAGAAGAACTACCTTTTTGTCTATAGATATAGGTGCTAATGTCATGGGAACGTGACTCAGTTTATTAAATTCGGATTGCTTGACGGGGAAGAATAAATTTCTTGAGCTGAATTTGATATTTCCTGCCAAGTTTGTAGTCTTATCAAAAGACGTTGTTCTTCTTGTTTTAATTGTTCTATGCGTTGTTCCTTTTCTATGATTGAATAAATCAATTTTGAATAAGCAGTTTGAAGTAACTGGAAAGAGGATAAGGACGACGTTTTATTTTTTACTAGAGTTATAGTTTGCTGAATTTTAGACGGTAGGCATTTGATTAAATAAATCGTGCTAATAAGTAAAAGAATACAAACCAAAGAAGCAACCATTAAAGTTACACCACTGATTATTTCCGGAAGACTAGAAGAAATACATCCAAAAGCTACAATTACGGCTCCACCTATCATCGTACCGATCAAAAGTATAATAGCTAAAACGTAAGAAAGAGAGCTTTGCTCAATGAAAATAGCAACTTTTTTTTGTAACATTGTAGCATCCCGTTCTACATTGAAAAGAAGGGAACATTGACTAGGCAGGGATAGAAGAGTTGGGGAAATAGAATTAGAAAGACTTAATACCACAAAATTCCTTAAAATATAGTGGTGAAATTTAAAGAATATATTCATTTTATTCAATACGTAACATAAAGTAATTCTTTTTAAATTCTTTTCTATTTTAGTTTTTTATGAATAAAACTGTTGTTGTTGCTATGTCTGGAGGCGTAGATTCCTCCGTAGTTGCCTATCTATTAAAAAGATTTACTCCTTACAAAGTTCTTGGCCTCTTTATGAAGAATTGGGAGGAAGAAGATAGTGATGGCCTGTGCTCTACAGCTAAAGATTATGAGGATGTGGAAAGAGTTGCTAATCAATTAGACATTCCCTACTACACAGTATCTTTTGCTAAGGAATACCGTGAAAGAGTTTTCTCTCGTTTCCTTTCAGAGTATTCTAAAGGTTATACACCGAATCCCGATGTTCTTTGTAATCGAGAAATAAAATTTGATCTTCTTCAGAGAAAAGTCCGCGAATTGGGGGGAGATTTCTTAGCTACAGGTCATTATTGTCGTTTATCTTCAGATGTTGATGGTGTTCATTTACTTCGCGGTATAGATTCCCAAAAAGATCAAAGTTATTTTTTATGTGGAACACGAAGAGAATCCCTGGATAATGTACTTTTCCCTTTAGGAGATATGACAAAAACAAAAGTGCGCGTTATTGCTGAAGAAGCAGGATTAGCTACCGCTAAGAAAAAAGACAGCACAGGTATTTGTTTTATTGGGAAACGTCCATTTAAAAGTTTTCTTGAAAAGTTTGTGCCAAACTTAGAAGGAGATATTGTGGATTGTGATTCTCAGAAAGTTGTAGGTCGACATGAAGGCGCTCACTATTACACGATAGGGCAACGACGTGGGTTAGATCTGGGTGGCTCAGAAAAACCTTGTTATGTTGTTGGTAAGGATATAGAGAAAAACATTGTATATATAGTGCGTGGAGAAGATCACCCCTTACTCTATCAAAAAGAACTTACAGCTAAAGAATTGAACTGGTTTGTATCTCCAGAATCTATAATGCAATGTAGTGCAAAAGTACGCTATCGTTCTGCCGATGAAAAATGTGAAATTCTTTATTCAGAGGAGAATGGTGAAGTGCAAGTGCGATTTTCTTCCCCCATTAAGGCAATCACCCCTGGGCAAACAATTGCCTTTTATGATGGGGAGAAGTGCCTAGGGGGTGGGGTCATAGAAGTTTCTATGACTCCCCGTTTGGTATAGTTGCTGCAATACTTTCAGTAGCCTGTTCTTCATCACGTTCGAAAGTAACGCGATCTTCGGAAAGATTAGCGCGAAGTTTTCGTGCTTCTTGACGGCAAGATTCTTTAAGTAAAAGTTCTGCAAGAGGATCTTCAAGATATTGCTCAATAACACGACGTAAAGGTCGTGCACCCATTTCTGGAGAATGTCCTTTCGTGACCAAGAAAGAAATCACAGAGTCTGGAATACTTAATGCCATTTGGTAATTTTTCAAACGAGAGTCCAGTTTATTAATTTCTAAATGGATTATTTCAGATAAGGCATCTTTTTCTAAAGGACGGAAGATAACACTTTCATCTAAACGATTGATAAATTCTGGCTTTAGATGTTTCTTCACAGCATTTTCAATTTTTTCTTGAATCACTTTATAATCAAAATTCGATCGAGATCCAAATCCAATCTCTCCGCTTTTCTTAATTAAATCTGCGCCTAAGTTAGAAGTCATGATAATAATTGCATGACGGAAATCAATCTTACGGCCGAATGAGTCTGTAAGACGTCCCTGCTCTAAGATCTGTAACATTAAGTCCATAATATCGGGATGAGCTTTTTCAATCTCATCGAATAGAACAACACAATAAGGACGACGACGTACTTGCTCTGTAAGATGACCACCTTCCTCGTGACCAACATATCCTGGAGGTGATCCCATCATTTTCGTGGCGGCAAATTTTTCCATGTACTCAGACATGTCTACTTGAATTAAAGCATCCTCGCCACCGAACATTTCAATAGCAATTTGTTGAGCAAGTAATGTTTTTCCAACTCCTGTGGGGCCTAAGAATAAGAAGGAACCTGTAGGACGATTAGGATCTTTAATTCCTGTTCTAGAACGACGAATAGCGCGGCAAATACTTGCTACAGCTTGATCTTGACCAATAACTTTTTTGCGTAAAGTATCTTCTAATTTAAGTAGTTTTTCACTTTCTGCTTCAGTGAGTCTTGCAGAAGGAATTCCTGTTTGTAATGAGACTACTTGAGCGACAGCCTCTTCATCTACTGGAATCTGATGCTCTTCTTTGTGATTTTCCCATTCCTGTTTCATATTGGAAAGACGTTCTCGAAGCTTTTTTTCCTCATCACGCAAACCCGCAGCTTTTTCATATTCTTGAGTTCCAATAGCCTGTTCTTTAGCAAGTTTCGTAGTTTCAATCTCAGCTTCGAGTTTCATTAGCTCTGTAGGTTGATCCATAGTATTTACGCGTACGCGAGCTCCAGCTTCATCTAATAAATCGATAGCTTTATCAGGAAGGAAACGTCCATGAACATACTGGTCGGATAATGTGGCCGCAGCTTTCAAAGCTTCTTCGGTAATAGCAACGTTGTGATGCTCTTCATATTTCTTTTTCAGACCACGTAGGATTTCAATAGTCTCATCTACACTAGGTGGTTGGACAATAATTTTTTGGAACCTACGTTCTAAAGCTGCATCTTTTTCAATATGCTTGCGGTATTCATCAATTGTTGTTGCTCCAATACATTGAATTTCTCCACGTGCTAATGCAGGCTTTAAAATGTTTGAAGCATCAATAGCGCCTTCAGCAGCTCCAGCACCTACAATAGTGTGAAGTTCATCGATAAATAAAAGGATGTTTCCGTGTTTGCGTACCTCATCCATAACGGCTTTGATACGTTCTTCAAATTGACCGCGATATTTCGTTCCTGCAATCATTAAAGCAAGATCTAAAGTAATTAAACGCTTCTTACGTAAAGTGTCAGGAACTTCATTAGAAATGATTTTTTGCGCTAATCCTTCAACAATAGCAGTTTTCCCAACACCAGCTTCACCGATAAGCACCGGATTATTTTTTCTTCTGCGGCAAAGGATTAAAATCAAACGTTCAACTTCCGTAGAACGGCCAATAACAGGATCAAGCTTAGATTCGCGAAACATCTCCGTTAAATCGTAACCATAGGCTTTTAATGCTGATAGCTTATCACTTTTTTCTCCACCTAGGGTATGGCCTAAAGAAGAAGATTTAGAGGAGGAGGAGGAGGAACCTCGAGGATTAGAAGAAGATGCGGGAGGGAGTTGAAGATTGAATGTTTCCAGTTCTTTAAGAATTTCTTTGCGAACTTCTCTAGGATCAATATGTAAGTTTTCTAAAACTTGTAAAGCAACACCGTCAGCTTGATTTAAAATCCCTAAAAGAAGGTGCTCAGTACCCACATAATTATGTTCTAAAACACCGGCTTCTTCATTTGCTGATTCAAAAGATTTTTTTACTCTGCCAGTAAGTGCAGGGTCACCATAAACCTGAATTTCTGGTCCGTAACCGATCAATCTCTCGACTTCTTGCTTTGCAGTGTCGAAATCCACTCCTAAATTACGCAACACATTTACAGCTACACCCTGGCCTAGTTTGAGTAGGCCTAAGAGTATGTGCTCTGTGCCTAGATAGTTATGATTTAACCTCTGAGCTTCTTTTTTAGCCAATTTAATGACTTGTTTTGCTCTGTTAGTAAACTTCTCAAACATAAAAACCTAAAAGACCGGGTAGAACTTTCCTTAAGCATATACGAAATTTAAAATAATGATGCAACTCTTCGATAAATAGATAAAGTATTACTGAGACGAAAGATTTTTTTTTACGAAAATAGTAAAGAATCCATCTCCTATGCTATACTACTTCTACATTTTTAACGAATGATTCACCTTTGATACATCTCCCCATTTCATTATGACTGTTAGCATAGTAGATTCAGGAAAAGGAAGTTCTGAGGCCCATATGGCCAGAGATAAGTATTTGCTAGAACACCTCAAAAGAGGAGAAGTGATCCTGCATCTTTATGAGTGGGATAGCCAATACCCTCTCACTTATGGCTATTTTATGCGTCCAGAAAAATTTTTAGTTGATAATAGAGCCGACTTAGGCATGGATGCAGCTATCCGACCTACGGGAGGAGGCTTTGTTTTTCATCACGGAGACTACGCATTTTCGTTATTAATGTCATCGGAACATCCTATGTACGCACCAACTGTATTGGAGAATTATTACACTGTAAATCAGATGGTGTTGCAGGTTTTGAATAAGGTTTTCCGTATCAAGGGTAAGCTCTCTTTTGACGAGGATGCACATCATCCTCAGACATCTAATTTTTGTATGGCTAGAGCTTCAAAATATGATGTTTTAATGGGTGATAGAAAGGTGGGGGGCGCTGCTCAGCGTACAGTAAAACAAGGATTCTTGCATCAAGGATCCATATTTTTATCTGGGAGTTCTTTAGAGTTTTACCAAAAGTTTCTTTTGCCTGGGGTTATTGATATTATAGTTCCAGCAATTGAAAAACGGGCATTTTTCCCTCTAGGTCTGACAGCGCCTTCTTCAGATCTTTCAGAGGCAAGAAAAGAAATAAAAGAAGGGTTAATTCAAAGATTTTCAAGTGGCTATTTATGAATAAAATACGATGGGGTTTAGTTATTGCACTCTTTTGTTCATTTATAACAAAAGATGCTTTTGCCTTTACGGTGCATTTTCCTGCCTCTAAGGAACATGTGGGTGTTATTGTTCATGATAATAGTATTGAGGTTTATGAAAAGCTTTTATCAGCAATAGATGTTGCCGAACACTATGTTGAATTATGTCCCTGTATGGCTGGTGGAAATTTACTGGAGGAGATCATTGAGCATCTAGATAGGCGTATGTCTGAGGCTCCTCAGCTGTGTGCTTATATCCTTATTCAGCCTACATTTATTGATAGTAAGGATAAACAAATCCTTGAAACTGCAAGAGTCAATTGGCCCGATAGATTTTTTTATTTATTTACTGGATGCCCTCCAGGGTCGAGTATTCTTGCACCCAATGTTATAGAAAGTCATGTTAAAATTTCTATTGTGGATGGGAAGTACATTTTTATGGGGGGAACGAATTTCGAAGATTTTATGTGTACTAAGGGAGATGCGATTCCTGAACCTGTAGAGTCTTCACGTTTAGTTATAGCGGGAACTCAAAGACCTAGAGCTTTTCGTGATCAAGATATCACTATAAGCTCTGCGCAACTCGGGACAGAACTAAGAAAGGAATTTCATGCGCATTACGCTCTTTGGAATGCCTACGCAAAAAAACCCTGGTTTAATAAAAATCTCAATGATTTTCGGACACTTTCTTATCCTGAATTAACCATTGAAGAAGCTGAATCTATATATTGCAATGCCATTGAAGAAAGTCCTGATCTTGTAACGACAGATCTTAAAAATATTCGTGTGATTTTTTCTGGTCCTGATGAAAGTAAAAATATGATTACTCAAGAATATGTGGATTTAATAAATAGGTCAGAGAAATCTATCAAAATTGCAAATATGTATTTCATTCCTAAAGATGAGATTATTGAGAGTTTAAAATCTGCGTGTTTTGATCGAGGTATCCGATTGGAAATCATTACCAATGGATGTACGGAAAATAGTCCCGATCTTACAGCAGTATATGCTTGGGGCAATCGTATGAACTATTTCTTTTTATCTTATGGCGAGCGTCCTTCACTATGGAAAAAATTCATATTTTCTAAAAGACAACCTAATAGTTCTTTTTTTGTGAGTGAATATTTTGTTCGGGATACGCAGTTACATAAGAAATGTATGATTGTAGACGATTGTGTTTTTGTAATAGGGAGCTACAATTTTGGTAAGAAAAGTGATCTTTTTGACTACGAAAGTATTGTTGTAATTGATTCTCCAGAGGTTGCTCAAAAAGCCGATATTGTCTTTAAAAAAGATTTAAGATTGTCCAAACCTGTAGATAATTCTGAGATTTTTGATTGGTATTTCAATCCTGTTCGCAATCTTATGGGTCATTTACAAATTAATTTTATGCCTGCTTAATCTTCAAATAAAATTCCATAACGAAAAGAGAGAAGTTCTCTCTTTTCTGTTTCTCAGGGGATCCTTCTTGGTTTTTTCCGATCAATAGTTTACACTAAGTTTTTTACTGTTTATTCCAAGAGGGTGGCTTTGCTAGCGTTCTTTTATAAGCATCAGAAAAAATTCATTGGTTTAGTTGTTGTTGGTGTATGCGTATCTGGAATAGGCATAGGCTGGGGACGCTATCCAGGAGAATCTGCGCGTAATAGTTCTAGGAAAGTTGTATTTTCTGTACCTGGGAAAAAATATTCCGAGAGAGAGTTTCTAGCTATTAAGAGATTCTTTATAAATGAGGCTTATCCCTTCACAGGAAATCCTCAGGAATGGAATTTTTTAAATGAAGGATTACTTACAGAGCGCTTTTTAACAAATAAAATTGGGGAAAAGCTCTTTTTAAAAATCTACTCTCAAGATTATCCGGCTTTCAGTAAAGAGAAGCGATATCAAGCTTATCGAAGATTTGATACCCCATTTATTTCTTCTGAAGAAGTTTGGAAGTCTTCAGCTCCTCGCTTATATCAAGCTTTGACGACCTTGCAAGAAATAGATAATCCTGTGTCTCCTGAAGGGTTTGTTGCCAGAGTTCAACTTTTTTTAGAAGAGAAAAAATTTCCTCATTATATTCTTAAGCAGATGCTTGAATACCGTAGACAGATGTTTAATCTTCCTCAAGATGCTGCCTTGGCTCAAGGGAAAGATCTACGGTTATTTGGTTATAAGAATATTGCCGACTGGTTTGGAGATGCGTATGTTTCTGCTGCTATCGAAGCTTTACTTCGTTTTGTCAATGAGCAGAAAAAAAATATTGCTATGCCTTCTTTAAAAGAGGCTCAACAAGATTTTCACGATAAAGCTCAACATGCGTTTACTAAATTGAGTAAACACGCTGGCCTTACTTTAGGTTTTGACCAATTTGTGGCCTCTTATTTCAATTTCCTTGGAGTGAATGAATCAGAATTTTTTAAAATGTATCGTGAGATACTTTTGTGTAAGAGAGCCTTTTTACAATTAGAGGGTAGTGTAACTTTTGATTATCGTCCTCTGCAAGAATTTTTCTCTATGGGGAAAGATTCTACATCTGTAGAAATGGTTAAGCTTCCTCGTGAATACCAATTTAAGAACAGAGAAGATCTAGAAGTTTTTGAAACTTATATCAATCTCGTAGGTGTTCCAGTTAAGGATTGTCTTGATGTTCCACGTTTTGCTTTGCCTGTTAAAACTATAAAGGCCAAAGAACCCAAGTTAGTGGGTCGAAGATTTTTAGTTTCATATAAGAGTATAAAACTTGAAGATCTGGAAACGAAGGTGCCTATGGTGGAAGTACACCAGTGGCAACAAAATCCTGAGAATTTCCAAATTCTACTTCAACAGTTTCCTAAAATTGAAACATGTAATTCGAGTAAGGATTTCCAAGCTTTTAAACCTTCTCTTGTGGAAAAGATCTATTCCTTTACCAGAAAAGAGATTTTAAGAGCGCATCCTAAAAGAATTTTGGAAGGTCTAGCACAGTGTAAGCACGAGAGTCATGAAGTTTTCCTTTCTTGTGGGAAAGATAGTGTCTTAGAAGGAATTTTGGATGGAAATGAGCTAGCCACATTACTATTAGATAATGAGATTTTAGAAGCCTACAGTCAGGATGGCGAGCACTACTACACATTTATCGTGGATACGTGTTTTGAAGGTGAAGAAGTAATCCCTTATCGTGAAGTGTTGCGTAAAGATCTAGCTAAAACCTTAATTTCTTCACATAAAAATTCCTCACATATTGATAAGGTGATTTCTGCTTTAAAATCTCGATATCCAGAGGAAGAGGGCAAAGATCTTTGGCAAAAACGTCTATGGTCTTTGATAGAAGAATATAAAGACGGAACGTATCAATCAGGAACCTTATCCTGGAATCTTGAAAAGTCTATAAAAGTATTTACTCGTGGAGATCAAAATATCCCTCAATCCTATCCTATTTTAGCTTCTATGGAAGAGGGGACGTTATCAAATATTGAATTCAATCCTGAAGAAGGCCCATTTTTCTATAAATGTTTATCACATCAAATATGTGGTGAGCCTGCTAGTGTAGGGAAACTATTCCTAGCTAAGGGGCATTTAAATGAAGAAATTTTAGGGAATTATATAGAACATTTTATTGAGGAAGGAGTCAGATAATGTGGGATTCTGATTATCATGTGTGGATTCTACCGATTCATAATGATGTTGTCCGTTTGGGATTGACAGCTAGGATGGGAGAAAACTTAGGCCAAATTCTTCATATCGATTTACCTGCGATAGGTAGTTTCTGTAAGGAAGGTGAGATTCTTGTTGTCCTAGAGTCTTCAAAATCTGCTATCGAAGTTTTAAGCCCTGTTTCGGGAGAAATTATAGAAGTTAATGAAAATCTTAAAGAGAACATAGAGCTTCTTAATAACTCTCCAGAGGAATCTGGATGGTTTATGATTGTCAAACTCAATCAAAAATTGAATACGGAAAATCTTTCTCTTAGAGAGTAGTGAGGTTAGTATTTAAAAAAAAGTCTTACATTAGTTATATTTTTTGAGTTTTGATAAGAGTTTTTTTTTATTTGCTGAAGGAGTAAAATTTTTCCCTAAAAGAATTTAACACACATTTTATCATGTCCTCGTTAATAGTAGGTAGTGTCTCTACTCCTATAGAGATAAAGAGTATTCAGTTGAGGCTTTCAATGCAGCTTAAGGTATTAACCGCTATTACGGTATTATTGGCTTTAGCTGTGATAGGTCTTGCCTGTTACGGGCTTTTTGGAACTCCCCTGATAGCAACACAATTAATGATATGGATTATGAGTGCCTCTATGACTTTAGTGGCATTGATTTGTTCTTGTGCGAAATACCATCTTCTTCGTCGTTATGAAAAAAACCTCCTTAGTAGCGGGGAGCCGATACAGGAATAGATACAAGGAATTATGACTTATGATGATTAACATTCAAAGATTTCAACGACCTTCTCCAGACACTCCGAATACAGCAACTCTATTGTATCGGCTGCATGAGGGACCTTTAGGTGAATCAGAAGGATTGCGTACTTTTCGTAGAGTATTATCAGCGCTTATGACCTCCCTAGCAATACTTGTCATGATAGTATTCACCATTCAATCACCAACAATCACTCCCGCAGCGTTGTATACAGCAATTTTCTTTGCCTGCTGTACTCTTGTATGTATAGCAATGTTTATGGTGAAACACGTATTATGTCAGTTTCCAGAAATTGCTAAAGATACTATTGAGATCTCCTCTAATAGTTAATCTATTGAGATTTCCCCTTCTTTATATTTGTTGCTTTGGCTTTAGCTGCACGTTGTTGTTGTACTGTTCGTACTTTTTTCATAGGTTTCAGATCTTTTACTACTACAGAAGAAACATTGGATGTTTCTAAGATATCAGATACTGGCGTTGTTGCTGATGGCTTAGAGATATCAATACCTGTAAGACTCATAAAGGCCATAGCTATAAGTCCCGTGGTAATAAAAGAGATCCCCATTCCTTGGAGGTTTTTAGGAATATCAGAATAGGCGAGTTTTTCTTTAATAGTTGCGAATAAGACAATAGCTAACCACCAACCACATCCCGCACCTAAAGAGAATATCATCATAGGGATAAATGGATAGTTGCGTGTGATTCCAAAGAGCACACCCCCTAAAATTGCACAATTTACAGCAATTAATGGTAAGAAGATTCCTAAGGAGAGATAGAGATTTCTGGATACCTTTTCTAAAAGTAATTCTAGAATCTGTGTGAAGGCTGCAATAACTACAATGAAGATAATCAGCTCAAGGAAATTTAAATTTACATTCGCTAATGAAGGAGATATCCAAGTTAAAGCCTTAGGTCCTGTAATAAATTTATGTACTACCCAGTTAATGCTTCCAGTAACTGTCAGAACCAATGCTACAGACATTCCTAAGCCGTTAGCCGTAGAAACTCGTGCTGAACAAGCAAGATAGCTACACATCCCAAGAAAATTCGATAGAAGGATATTTTGGATGAAGGTTGCTTGTAAAAAGATGCCAAAGACATTTAGCCATGTATATTCGCCTAACCACATAAAGCTACCTTTTTGCCTTCTTAGATCTAAGAATATTCACTCCCCAAATCATAATGCCCAAAAGGAAAAATGCTGAGGGAGCTAAAACCATCAAACCAAAGTTTTCATAGCCATCAGGATGAGTTTCAGAAGCATAAAAACATTTTGGGATTAGTTGTAATCCTAGAATAGTACCGAAGCCGAAGAACTCTCTTATTATACTCACAGAAACTAATACCCAGCCATAGCCTAATCCCGATGCGAAACCATCTAAAAATGCTGGAATAGGGGGTACGTTCCTTGCTAAACTTTCAGCTCTTCCCATAACAATACAGTTAGTGATAATCAACCCAACGAATACGGACAGAGTTTTTGAGATATTGAAGAAAAAGGCTTTTAAAAATTGATCAATAACAATCACGAATAAACTAATAATAATTAGCTGAGTGATCATACGAACGCTGTCAGGAGTAGCTTTTCGTAATAAGGATACAAAGAATGAGGAACATCCTGTAACAAAGCTTACAGCAAGCCCCATAGTAATGGCTGTGTTTACTGTTGTTGTTACAGCAAGTGCTGAACAAATCCCTAAAATAGCAATTAGAGGTTGGTTATTGTCCCAAAGAGGATCAAGGAAATAACTCTTATATGATTTATTTGCTGCCATTGTGATCTCTCTGGTTATTAAGCTTAGCAAAAGACATTAACAAACTACGATAGGGAGCTAAAGATCGTGCATAAGCTTCGGTAACACCATTACATGTTAATGTTGCTCCAGAAATACCATCGATAGATGATAGTGCTTTTGGAGATGTTCCAAATGCTGATTGTACTGATCCTTTAATTACCTCAAGACCTAGAGGTGTTGTAGCGAAATCTGTATTTCCTGACGCTGCTTGTAAGAAGATTTTCTTTCCATAGAATTGCTTTTGCCAATGAGGGTTGGCAATATTTGCTCCTAATCCTGGGGTTTCTGCTTGTTGATACCACGCTGTCCCTAAAACGGTATCACCGTTATTTTCTACAGCGAGATAACCGTAAATAGGTCCCCACAAACCAAATCCAGAAATGGGAATAATAATAGCGCGTACTACTGAAGGATTTTTGATAACATCAGTAGCACTCATTGCCCTAGCTTGTTCAGTATTTGCTAAGATTACATAGAATAATAGTAAGGGTTGTTGATAAAAATGGCCGTTTTGATGTTTTTCAACAAATTCTGTAACATTAATGTTTTTTTCTTCGAAGGAAAACATTTGACCATGTTTATCCGCGAGTAAGGGACGAACAAACCCTTGTGCGTACGAATCTAAAACCGAGCTCGTGACAACAGGCGCACGTTTATCTGCAACTTTAAGTAGGTGCGAGATTTTATCATATATAGCGGGTTGCCAAGAACCTTTCTCATAGATCTGAAATTTTCCAGAAAAATCTAAAACATGTGCTGCGGTTAGCATTTGCTGATCGCGATCAAAAATAGCCGCTCTTTCTTGGAAAGGGGCTAGGATATAATATACGGTAGAAAGGAAAACGCTAGAGAAAAAACTTAAAGCGAAAATGAAAAG
This portion of the Chlamydia crocodili genome encodes:
- the mnmA gene encoding tRNA 2-thiouridine(34) synthase MnmA, whose amino-acid sequence is MNKTVVVAMSGGVDSSVVAYLLKRFTPYKVLGLFMKNWEEEDSDGLCSTAKDYEDVERVANQLDIPYYTVSFAKEYRERVFSRFLSEYSKGYTPNPDVLCNREIKFDLLQRKVRELGGDFLATGHYCRLSSDVDGVHLLRGIDSQKDQSYFLCGTRRESLDNVLFPLGDMTKTKVRVIAEEAGLATAKKKDSTGICFIGKRPFKSFLEKFVPNLEGDIVDCDSQKVVGRHEGAHYYTIGQRRGLDLGGSEKPCYVVGKDIEKNIVYIVRGEDHPLLYQKELTAKELNWFVSPESIMQCSAKVRYRSADEKCEILYSEENGEVQVRFSSPIKAITPGQTIAFYDGEKCLGGGVIEVSMTPRLV
- a CDS encoding ATP-dependent Clp protease ATP-binding subunit → MFEKFTNRAKQVIKLAKKEAQRLNHNYLGTEHILLGLLKLGQGVAVNVLRNLGVDFDTAKQEVERLIGYGPEIQVYGDPALTGRVKKSFESANEEAGVLEHNYVGTEHLLLGILNQADGVALQVLENLHIDPREVRKEILKELETFNLQLPPASSSNPRGSSSSSSKSSSLGHTLGGEKSDKLSALKAYGYDLTEMFRESKLDPVIGRSTEVERLILILCRRRKNNPVLIGEAGVGKTAIVEGLAQKIISNEVPDTLRKKRLITLDLALMIAGTKYRGQFEERIKAVMDEVRKHGNILLFIDELHTIVGAGAAEGAIDASNILKPALARGEIQCIGATTIDEYRKHIEKDAALERRFQKIIVQPPSVDETIEILRGLKKKYEEHHNVAITEEALKAAATLSDQYVHGRFLPDKAIDLLDEAGARVRVNTMDQPTELMKLEAEIETTKLAKEQAIGTQEYEKAAGLRDEEKKLRERLSNMKQEWENHKEEHQIPVDEEAVAQVVSLQTGIPSARLTEAESEKLLKLEDTLRKKVIGQDQAVASICRAIRRSRTGIKDPNRPTGSFLFLGPTGVGKTLLAQQIAIEMFGGEDALIQVDMSEYMEKFAATKMMGSPPGYVGHEEGGHLTEQVRRRPYCVVLFDEIEKAHPDIMDLMLQILEQGRLTDSFGRKIDFRHAIIIMTSNLGADLIKKSGEIGFGSRSNFDYKVIQEKIENAVKKHLKPEFINRLDESVIFRPLEKDALSEIIHLEINKLDSRLKNYQMALSIPDSVISFLVTKGHSPEMGARPLRRVIEQYLEDPLAELLLKESCRQEARKLRANLSEDRVTFERDEEQATESIAATIPNGES
- a CDS encoding lipoyl protein ligase domain-containing protein, whose product is MTVSIVDSGKGSSEAHMARDKYLLEHLKRGEVILHLYEWDSQYPLTYGYFMRPEKFLVDNRADLGMDAAIRPTGGGFVFHHGDYAFSLLMSSEHPMYAPTVLENYYTVNQMVLQVLNKVFRIKGKLSFDEDAHHPQTSNFCMARASKYDVLMGDRKVGGAAQRTVKQGFLHQGSIFLSGSSLEFYQKFLLPGVIDIIVPAIEKRAFFPLGLTAPSSDLSEARKEIKEGLIQRFSSGYL
- a CDS encoding phospholipase D-like domain-containing protein; the protein is MNKIRWGLVIALFCSFITKDAFAFTVHFPASKEHVGVIVHDNSIEVYEKLLSAIDVAEHYVELCPCMAGGNLLEEIIEHLDRRMSEAPQLCAYILIQPTFIDSKDKQILETARVNWPDRFFYLFTGCPPGSSILAPNVIESHVKISIVDGKYIFMGGTNFEDFMCTKGDAIPEPVESSRLVIAGTQRPRAFRDQDITISSAQLGTELRKEFHAHYALWNAYAKKPWFNKNLNDFRTLSYPELTIEEAESIYCNAIEESPDLVTTDLKNIRVIFSGPDESKNMITQEYVDLINRSEKSIKIANMYFIPKDEIIESLKSACFDRGIRLEIITNGCTENSPDLTAVYAWGNRMNYFFLSYGERPSLWKKFIFSKRQPNSSFFVSEYFVRDTQLHKKCMIVDDCVFVIGSYNFGKKSDLFDYESIVVIDSPEVAQKADIVFKKDLRLSKPVDNSEIFDWYFNPVRNLMGHLQINFMPA
- a CDS encoding glycine cleavage protein H-like protein, with amino-acid sequence MWDSDYHVWILPIHNDVVRLGLTARMGENLGQILHIDLPAIGSFCKEGEILVVLESSKSAIEVLSPVSGEIIEVNENLKENIELLNNSPEESGWFMIVKLNQKLNTENLSLRE